Proteins found in one Streptomyces sp. NBC_00461 genomic segment:
- a CDS encoding class F sortase: MSPLSRRAFAAAALAALLAGCGGPGATSGNSPDGSRASASSPSASSSSAPPAAGPVSAVGRSTPVRLRIPAIGVDTPVMKLGLAADGTVQVPPIAAHDRAGWYEHSPTPGQTGPSVILGHVTVGAYGDGVFRHLKDLHKGEQIVARLENGTAAVFAVTDVRTVAKADFPSKEVYGNVKRPELRLITCGGERSGDGYLDNVIVFAALRSSSP; the protein is encoded by the coding sequence ATGAGTCCGCTCTCCAGGCGCGCCTTCGCCGCCGCGGCGCTCGCCGCGCTCCTCGCGGGCTGCGGCGGCCCGGGCGCCACGAGCGGCAACTCCCCGGACGGGAGCCGGGCGAGCGCCTCTTCGCCCTCCGCATCGTCGTCCTCCGCGCCACCTGCCGCCGGGCCGGTGTCCGCGGTGGGGCGATCGACCCCGGTCAGGCTCCGGATACCGGCCATCGGGGTCGACACCCCGGTCATGAAGCTGGGCCTGGCCGCGGACGGCACCGTGCAGGTGCCGCCGATCGCGGCGCACGACCGGGCGGGCTGGTACGAACACTCCCCGACGCCGGGGCAGACCGGTCCGTCGGTGATCCTCGGCCATGTCACGGTCGGCGCCTACGGGGACGGGGTCTTCCGGCACCTGAAGGACCTGCACAAGGGGGAGCAGATCGTGGCGCGCCTGGAGAACGGCACGGCTGCGGTGTTCGCCGTGACCGACGTGCGGACCGTCGCCAAGGCCGACTTCCCGTCGAAGGAGGTGTACGGGAACGTCAAGCGGCCGGAGCTGCGGCTGATCACGTGCGGCGGCGAACGGAGCGGTGACGGATACCTCGACAACGTGATCGTCTTCGCGGCACTGAGATCGTCGAGCCCCTGA
- a CDS encoding RNA polymerase sigma factor, producing MKRSREKDASELFAALYPRLAGWVRRLVDDDETAHEIASEAFTRLWARWTAVAEPRGFLYVTAANLVRDHWRKLERERRAVRRATTEAAVTPHPEQADPSVRLLVQSLPERLRVPILLHYYADMPIREVSVLTGRKEGTVKADLHAARELLRAHLRRSLDHTL from the coding sequence TTGAAACGGTCCCGCGAGAAGGACGCGTCCGAGCTGTTCGCCGCCCTCTATCCGCGTCTCGCCGGCTGGGTCCGCCGGCTGGTCGACGACGACGAGACGGCCCATGAGATCGCCTCGGAGGCGTTCACCCGGCTCTGGGCACGCTGGACGGCCGTCGCGGAGCCGCGCGGTTTTCTCTACGTCACCGCGGCCAACCTCGTCCGGGACCACTGGCGCAAGCTGGAGCGCGAACGCAGAGCCGTACGCCGGGCGACCACCGAGGCCGCGGTGACCCCGCATCCCGAACAGGCCGACCCCTCGGTGCGCCTGCTCGTGCAGTCCCTCCCGGAACGACTGCGCGTCCCGATCCTCCTGCACTACTACGCTGACATGCCGATCCGGGAGGTGTCCGTGCTCACCGGACGCAAGGAAGGAACCGTCAAGGCCGACCTCCACGCGGCCCGCGAACTGCTCCGCGCCCACCTGAGGAGAAGCCTTGATCACACACTCTGA
- a CDS encoding RNA polymerase sigma factor, with protein MTWERADVGERVGREWRATIAAAQAGDRHALDDLVAGWLPLVYNVVGRALNGHADVDDVVQETMLRAVGNLGSLRDPDSFRSWLMAIAMRQIRDRARRRSPRQLDESAAQEATDFAELTVLRLQLEGQRREVAEAVRWLDDEDRQLLSLWWLEVAGELTRRDLAAAVGISRQHAAVRVQRMKERLETSRGIVRALDGACPALRELTGRWDGRPDSVWRKRLARHIRGCGYCGDARESVVPAERLLVGIALVPVPVGFTLSLALGGKTAAAATSIGWSAKVLGILAKPAVAVTAGATIVAGGAYVVTQTPGTPPPHPRAVITPTAASTHRPPPPSASPTPSPSPSVSPSVAKQKTQLYGSVVDAVDRAPDPDTPPAALPHRPASGVTSTGGAHAVMNHRGDSVTLTGQGYVLVRWQIAPQYRSGSLVMPAWTGLKGKLFHVASGGGRRMDDPVSDTDSSATGMGNSTVGYTVPQAGTQQMWQNEYFYLDGSVALTVNERGADYNLSVFPTTWDAVEKDVTTGPAQGVIRYGLVRDTGRDDTPVPQYLTRATPADPATVPQRSRV; from the coding sequence ATGACCTGGGAGAGGGCAGACGTGGGAGAGAGGGTCGGGCGGGAGTGGCGTGCCACCATCGCGGCCGCGCAGGCCGGTGACCGGCACGCGTTGGACGACCTCGTCGCCGGCTGGCTGCCGCTGGTCTACAACGTCGTCGGCCGCGCCCTGAACGGCCACGCGGACGTCGACGACGTCGTGCAGGAGACCATGCTGCGGGCCGTCGGCAACCTCGGCTCACTGCGCGACCCGGACAGCTTCCGGTCCTGGCTGATGGCGATCGCCATGCGGCAGATACGGGACCGGGCGCGCCGCAGATCCCCCCGGCAACTGGACGAGAGCGCCGCCCAGGAGGCCACCGACTTCGCCGAACTCACCGTGCTGCGGCTCCAGTTGGAAGGTCAGCGGCGCGAGGTGGCGGAGGCGGTGCGCTGGCTGGACGACGAGGACCGGCAACTGCTGTCCCTGTGGTGGCTGGAGGTCGCGGGCGAGTTGACCCGGCGCGACCTGGCGGCGGCCGTCGGCATCAGCCGGCAGCACGCCGCCGTACGCGTCCAGCGGATGAAGGAGCGCCTGGAGACCTCGCGCGGGATCGTGCGCGCACTGGACGGGGCGTGCCCCGCACTGCGGGAGTTGACCGGCCGCTGGGACGGGCGGCCCGACTCGGTCTGGCGCAAGAGGCTGGCCCGGCACATCAGAGGCTGCGGCTACTGCGGCGACGCGCGCGAGTCCGTCGTACCGGCGGAGCGGCTGCTGGTCGGCATCGCGCTCGTACCGGTCCCGGTCGGCTTCACGCTGTCGCTGGCTCTCGGCGGCAAGACGGCGGCCGCCGCCACCTCCATCGGCTGGTCCGCCAAGGTGCTCGGCATCCTGGCCAAGCCCGCGGTCGCCGTCACGGCGGGGGCGACCATCGTCGCGGGCGGCGCGTACGTCGTCACGCAGACCCCGGGCACCCCGCCCCCGCACCCTCGCGCGGTGATCACCCCCACGGCGGCGAGCACCCACCGCCCACCGCCCCCTTCCGCCTCGCCCACGCCCTCCCCGTCCCCTTCGGTGTCCCCCTCCGTGGCGAAGCAGAAGACCCAGCTCTACGGCAGCGTCGTCGACGCCGTCGACAGGGCGCCCGACCCGGACACCCCGCCCGCCGCCCTCCCGCACCGGCCCGCGTCCGGCGTCACGAGCACCGGCGGGGCGCACGCCGTCATGAACCACCGCGGCGACAGCGTGACGCTCACCGGCCAGGGCTATGTCCTGGTCCGCTGGCAGATCGCACCGCAGTACCGGTCAGGCAGCCTGGTCATGCCTGCCTGGACCGGCCTGAAGGGCAAGCTCTTCCACGTCGCCTCGGGCGGCGGCCGCCGGATGGACGACCCCGTCAGCGACACCGACAGCTCCGCCACCGGCATGGGCAACTCGACCGTCGGCTACACCGTCCCGCAGGCCGGCACCCAGCAGATGTGGCAGAACGAGTACTTCTACCTCGACGGCAGCGTCGCCCTCACCGTGAACGAACGCGGCGCCGACTACAACCTGAGCGTCTTCCCGACCACCTGGGACGCCGTCGAGAAGGACGTCACCACCGGCCCCGCCCAGGGCGTGATCCGCTACGGCCTGGTCCGTGACACCGGCAGGGACGACACCCCGGTCCCGCAGTACCTGACCCGTGCGACGCCGGCCGATCCGGCGACGGTGCCTCAGCGCTCCCGGGTGTAG
- a CDS encoding glycerophosphodiester phosphodiesterase — MQNVTAVAHRGDPYRVRENTIASLRSALDQGADAVEVDVRLTKDGVPVLLHDATLKRLWEHERPLASLSADEVRGLTDGRVPTLAEALATADGTRLMLDLPGMRDVRAARRVVDAVREAGASERVYYTADSSAMLAVRAADPSAEIALTCTSLAPPRPALLAAVKPRWLNYRFSLVSRELAARVHHDGYLLSVWTPDTRRSMRRLIDFGVDSITTNRVDVLCALRDGGYTRER; from the coding sequence ATGCAGAACGTGACCGCCGTGGCCCACCGCGGCGACCCCTACCGCGTCCGCGAGAACACGATCGCCTCGCTGCGTTCCGCGCTCGACCAGGGCGCAGACGCCGTCGAGGTCGACGTACGACTCACCAAGGACGGCGTCCCCGTGCTGCTGCACGACGCGACGCTGAAACGGCTGTGGGAGCACGAGCGGCCCCTCGCCTCCCTGTCGGCGGACGAGGTGCGCGGGCTCACGGACGGCCGGGTGCCGACGCTCGCGGAGGCGCTGGCCACCGCTGACGGCACGCGGTTGATGCTGGACCTGCCGGGGATGCGGGACGTACGGGCGGCGCGCCGCGTCGTTGACGCCGTACGGGAGGCCGGGGCGTCCGAGCGCGTCTACTACACCGCGGACTCCTCCGCGATGCTCGCCGTCCGCGCCGCCGACCCGTCCGCCGAGATCGCCCTGACCTGCACCAGCCTGGCGCCCCCGCGCCCAGCGCTGCTCGCGGCGGTGAAGCCGCGCTGGCTCAACTACCGCTTCTCCCTGGTCAGTCGCGAGCTGGCCGCCCGCGTCCACCACGACGGCTACCTGCTGTCCGTGTGGACCCCGGACACCCGCCGTTCCATGCGCCGCCTCATCGACTTCGGCGTCGACTCGATCACGACCAACCGCGTCGATGTCCTGTGCGCACTGCGCGACGGTGGCTACACCCGGGAGCGCTGA
- a CDS encoding adenosine deaminase translates to MTEHLDASAAVPRDLHAFIAGLPKAELHVHHVGSASPRIVSELAARHPDSKVPTDPEALVDYFTFTDFAHFIDVYLSVVDLIRTPEDVRLLTYEVARDLARQQVRYAELTITPWSSTRRNIDERAFMDAIEDARKAAEAEFGTVLRWCFDIPGEAGLEAAEETTRLATDDRLRPEGLVSFGLGGPEIGVPRPQFKPYFDRAVAAGLRSVPHAGETTGPETVWDALTHLHAERIGHGTSSFQDPKLLAHLAEHRIPLEVCPTSNIATRAVRTLDEHPIKEFAKAGIVITVNSDDPPMFGTDLNNEYAVAARLLELDEQGLAALARGAVDASFLDEAGKVRIREEIDSYTSAWLAP, encoded by the coding sequence TTGACCGAGCATCTCGACGCGTCCGCTGCCGTGCCGCGTGACCTGCACGCCTTCATCGCCGGACTGCCCAAGGCCGAACTGCACGTCCACCACGTCGGCTCCGCCTCCCCCCGGATCGTCTCGGAGCTCGCCGCCCGGCACCCCGACTCCAAGGTGCCCACCGACCCCGAGGCCCTGGTCGACTACTTCACGTTCACGGACTTCGCGCACTTCATCGACGTGTATCTGTCCGTCGTCGACCTGATCCGCACCCCGGAGGACGTGCGGCTGCTGACCTACGAGGTGGCCCGGGATCTGGCCCGGCAGCAGGTGCGGTACGCCGAGCTGACCATCACGCCGTGGTCCTCGACCCGCCGCAACATCGACGAGCGTGCCTTCATGGACGCGATCGAGGACGCGCGCAAGGCGGCCGAGGCCGAGTTCGGGACCGTGCTGCGCTGGTGCTTCGACATTCCCGGCGAGGCCGGCCTGGAGGCGGCGGAGGAGACGACGCGGCTCGCGACCGACGACCGGCTGCGGCCGGAGGGGCTGGTGTCGTTCGGGCTCGGCGGTCCCGAGATCGGGGTGCCGCGGCCGCAGTTCAAGCCGTACTTCGACCGGGCCGTCGCCGCCGGTCTGCGTTCCGTGCCGCACGCCGGGGAGACCACCGGCCCGGAGACGGTGTGGGACGCGCTCACTCACCTGCATGCCGAGCGCATCGGGCACGGCACCAGTTCCTTCCAGGACCCGAAGCTCCTCGCGCACCTTGCCGAGCACCGGATCCCGCTGGAGGTCTGCCCGACGTCGAACATCGCCACGCGCGCGGTCCGCACCCTGGACGAGCACCCGATCAAGGAGTTCGCCAAGGCCGGGATCGTCATCACGGTCAACTCCGACGACCCGCCGATGTTCGGCACCGACCTCAACAACGAGTACGCGGTCGCCGCCCGCCTGCTGGAACTCGACGAACAGGGTCTCGCGGCCCTCGCCAGGGGCGCCGTCGACGCCTCCTTCCTCGACGAGGCGGGCAAGGTCCGCATCCGCGAGGAGATCGACAGCTACACCTCGGCGTGGCTCGCTCCCTGA